The following nucleotide sequence is from Mangifera indica cultivar Alphonso chromosome 17, CATAS_Mindica_2.1, whole genome shotgun sequence.
ATTGGAATCTACCCTCAACTTTTAAGTAAAAATCCATAATACccttatttgtttttcaatatattattagatattattaaaatttggatgttataaaattttcattttattcctTTAGAGTTctctttgatgaatttttgtgttattcacattttatttatttttaataacacacaagtaacaataataaaatattatcatactataaaatattaattaagatattttaacTTGATCCGCACCGactctaaaatattaaaatcaatttgaactcaatttataatgaaaatgaatacaattttttactcaaatttgagttcaaattgaaaCCAACTCTAGTTTCGCTGCATCATATTATTGTAAAGTGATTCATGAATTTATGTCACAACCAACAAAACTACAAGGAAGTGGAAACCTCTTTTTATACTCAAACCAGAGAAATATGCGTGCGGTACATGTATGTCTTTTAATTTGTCCCTAGTATCCGCTAAGTTTAGGGGcctttttggtaattttataaaatgtgtCATTAGGAATAATCACATATGCTTTGAGGGGCTGGTATACTTTTCGGAAAATAACCCGCCTGTCTTATTTGTATTCAACTTCATCTCTCTGGTGCACAGGTATCAGAGCTCTTCTTACCCGCCAACACATGTAAGCGACGATCTCAGTTCAAACAGCAATTATTTAAACCTAATGGGTGATTTGCCACTAAAAAATGATGTCTATCTACTGAACCATTATCCAAACTAACAATGTCTAACATTGTTAAATCCGACAATCATCACTTACTGTTGATTCATTCATGTCCCATTCTGGCGAGATCATCAATCAATCTCCTTTCCGAAATTTGGTTTCCGATGCctagttttctttttatatggGTTTCGGCTTGCTGTTTAAAGGGAACCAATGATTAATGGAAGTTTTGGGGGGAAAAAAGGGCAGAATGGTGGTCATCATTCATATGGCTCAACCTTTATCTCATTAGCCATCTCGCCGGTTAGATTTACCTGTTGATGTATTCCAGATTGTGCTGCGCCCATTGTGGAAACTGTAAAATGTCTTACTTAGCCGTAGATATGATCCAAATCCGCGCAGTCTCAaaagttgatttgatttgatttagttctGCTTAAATtcgtttaattaaaattcaaaccgaactcgaGCTAAAATATTTggttcattttttaatttgagtcaaTAGGtgtttagctcaaattcatagCTCAAATCAGTAGTTCGAATTCGTAGCTTGTTTTGGTTCGAATTCATGGCTCGATTTTAGTAGTTTGAATTGGCAGTTCGAATTTGTGACTCAATTCAGCTCGAATCTGTGACTCGAAacagaaattttgaatattatttaaataaaacaatgttgttttgttaatgaatcaCAAACTCGAGCTACGAATCCAAGCTATACATTTGAGCCATCAATTCAAACCATTAATCTGAGCCGAACCGAGCTacgaatttgaataattaatttgagctATAAAATCAAGCCGCActtgaactaaattaaactgagctatttttcatttgagccGAACTCAAGCTAGATTTAATTTTGGTTCGATGAACTCGAGTTGAATTCAAGCCTGACCATATCTATTCAAGCTGAACTCAAGCCAAAGGGTGTTCGGGCTCGACCCGGCCCGAATCCACCCCTGGTCTTACAGCACCGTTAACTTCATTCTCAGTCGCAATACGGGACCTAATATCATGGTTCAAGGAGTGGCAGATAAGTAATACAGATGTTAGCCCCGCAAAGGGAAAGACAAAAACTAGAGGAAACATATGGATACAACTTGAATTTTTTAGTCTTATGTTTAAATCCAGTTCTTACAATTTCATTTTAGCAAGTGCCTCGCTTAACCTTGCAATAGCTTCAAGCTGCCTTACAGTAATGGGTACTGCAGCAGCCTCACCGGTTTCATTTGCCTGGCGTCTCATGTTCTgcaataataattatgataatagcTATTACTGGTTGTCAGACTAGGGGCCATAAACTAACGTTAGAATACCTTTCTTATTTGGACATACTGATCCTGAAGCTTTGCTAAGGCAGATTCTGATAGACGGGGGCGGCATTCAACTCTACAGTATTATAAATACCTGTCAGAGTTGCAACTCAAACACTTGAGTATATCATATGTATTTAAGCAGATTGGGTTTTTGAAGAACATATAAAAACTTGCTTGGAACAAATACCTCTTCAGCCAATTCTCATCCTCAGAAGCTTTGCTATCACCTGAGACAGCATTTGCAGATGCAGAAACTTTCATGATATCGCTAGCAATAAGCTGCAATATAGAAATTTATTTTCAGCAACTAATTAAAGGAAATTTAATAGCTAAGCGAGATGTCATATATTACCTTGTCCCGACTCTACATTCTACCATCTttcacaataaaaattaaatcaaatctagaAAGAATGGTTGTatacaaatcaatattatctAGAGCTGTCTGAAAAGAGAAAAACGTGGTTAATTACTCAAGCAGAAAATACagtatgaaaatgaaaaactgaTCCAAGTAAAGAAAGTTTGGGTTCGAATATCTGTCATGCTTGTGATTGTTAGGATGAAGGTGTATGTCAAAAAGAAGACCAAGAGAGGAGGAATGACAAGTGGCAGCCAAGCTGGAAAGACAGAAGATAATCAAAAAAGTTTGAAGAGTCTCTCAAGTCAAAGGCAGCAGGAGTTAGAAGCaaggaaattatatttgatCTTGGGAAATTCAGGTGATGAGGTGGCAAACCCTGAGTGGCAGAAAGAAGGCAGAGGAGTGGGAGAGTAGATATAGACTTGGAGGAGGGAAGAGTGGGGAGAGCTTTTTTTAGAGGAAAGTGATTAGGAAGGGAGAGTAAGCCTCTCGAAGAGCTGTGTGGGATGGGCAGTTGTGTTTGATAAGGCTATTGTGGAGCTGTGTTCTTTTGAGTAAGCAATCACTGTTCTATGTAATTTCTGAAAATCAATATTGTAATACACAGAAAGAGGGATTCTTCCTTGATTGTAATCAGATCTCGTTAAATGGAATGAATACACAAATCTTGATGTTCTGTTACATTGAATGGTTTACATTTCACTGTTACATTGACTACTATTCCAACTATACTGTGTGGTGTTGTAATTCTGGGAATTCTGCAGTTCTGGTGCTGCTTCCTGGGAAGAAACTGCACCTTTCTGGATTAGGACTCCTCACCCTCCAGGTCTGTAACAGTAAAACCTGGACTTACTTGATGTAATGATTGTGAGTCAGATCACTGTGACCTGAGTTTATCCATCCAACAAATACGGGTAAGGTCCCCGGTTAAAAAAACAACAGAAGCTGCATTAACCTTAAGGTCATCATAACATCCTGATGGAGGGTTAGCAGGAGGAATAACTGAAGTTCTTGAATTGAGAACAGTTGTTATTCCTGCTTTCGCAATGGATATTGTCTGCTGCTCCATGGCTTCATGAATAGAAACCCCAAGCCACAGAAAGCCAAACTCTTGAAGGACCATCATCATAAGATGGAGAAATGCAGTCTTCAAAATCTAATTCTATTTAGAAATACCTATCCTCTGATCTCATTGATCTCATTTTGTCAAATTCGTCAATGCAGACAACACCACCATCTGCCAAAACCATGGCTCCTCCTTCAAGATAAAATTCATGCTgatttggaagaaaatgaaGTCATGGAATCAATTAATTCAAGTTAACAggaaattattaatcaattaaaaaccAACTTCCATGAAACATAGGGAAAgaataaaatgaacaatataaATTGTATTGACACATAAGATCAAGAACATACAGTACTGCTATCTTGGATCACTGAAGCTGTAAGACCAGCAGCTGATGAACCTTTCCCATAAGTATAAACCGCTATAGGAGCTGTCTTCTCAACAAACTTGACAAACTAAAAATAGTAATCATAAAATTAGCACCGGTGTGGCAAAAGAAGCAAGAGAATGAATTATCTTAGATGGAAACTTATCATGCCTAGACGAAAAAGCTTACATATACATCAAGAACCTTTCAATAAGAGCAGGAATAAAACAGAGCCACAAAGCAACCACCAAACAGTAACTTCAAAAAACCTATATGCAtaacactaataaaaatatagagaACTAACCTGAGATTTGGCAGTAGATGGGTCTCCCAAAAGCAGGACATTGATATCACCTCTTAACTTCACACCATCTGGCAAATTCTATATTCActaataaattcatattaaatcaataaattagaCAAGTTCACACTGTTGAAGTTTATGATATACCTTTCTTGATCCTCCAAACAGAAGGCAAGCCGCAGCTTTCTTCACATCATTGTGACCACATATGGAGGGAACAATTTTAGAGCATATTGCTTTGTATGCATCTGGTTGTGAAGcaaattttttgaattcttcTATCTGCAAGTAGTGAAATTACAATTTACAATATGAAAAAGGGGCTCCCATAACAGGATCATATCATTATTCAACAAATATTTGCTCTTCTTTTTTTCTGGGTTTCATTGGTCAACACTTAAAGGTATATACTAGCAACACAGGACTTAGCTAATGAAAATTATTGGAGAAGAAAAGGCACAAGCTCTGAGAAGTTGGGTTATAATGAAGATTATAAcccatcaaaaataaaatttctagtCATGCATCATAACTCTGCCAACCAAATTGCAGTTTTGTTCGcataaaaatttcagaaaaatcaGATGAAAATTAGTGTACAATTTGTTTTTCTCAACCAacaaaaaaaggagaaaacatAGGGCTTCTAAATGAGCACCACGACAAAAAGATTATATATCCTTCATAAGAATCCCACCTGATTGAATGCACACCAGTATAAAGGCACTGGAGAGATGATGGTACAATTTAGAAAAATGTGTTCAACATAATTTCAGTTCTTACCTCTTCTTGTGTGAAAGCAGAAGGACATCAAGAGATGGCCTCATTTGTTTCTTCTATACCTACAACCCTGATATAAGGTTGGCTGACTGCAACTGCTCCTTAATGACTGAATAAAATTAAAGCAACACAAGAAAATCAGCAATGAAATACAATTAAGATATATTAGAATGCTATCCCTCAAGGTGCAAGGATTCTTATAAGGCAGATGAATTGGCAGCTTGAAAAATGCTGTAAATCCCTGTAATGATCAACCTTGTGAAACTCTAATTTCAAAGTCACACCCATcaaatgagaatttcattaCCTCAGGATTCTCTTGCAGTTTCAGGGTTTGCTGATCAACATACTGGCTCTTTTCAGGAATCACATTCCAAGGATCAATGGGGCAAGCTTCTTCTCCCACCTACAGAAAATACCAATAATTCCTCCAACTCCTAATTCCAAAAACATGAACTATGACAAGATTTTATGATATTAAACTGAGGGAGATGGCCACAAGATCGAGGAACAATCGCCCCACCAAGGCCTGGATGACAAGGGACATCAATGGTACTTTTACAATCCTTGCATGATAGATGAACATGAGTTGCCTGTGCCTTAACCCTGGAAGCAGCTGTAGTAATCCCAGATATCTGTACCAGCTTTGAGATATATTGAGAATGCCCAACGGTTAGAGAAACATCACTCCCTTTAAATGGtcattcaaaacataaaataaacaacTCACAATAATTTTAACGAAAATCCAAACTCACTTACGCCAAGCAACCGTATTGACATAGAATCCTCCTTAGAGGTAAGCAAAATCTGCACCTCCCCTACCTTTGGCTCCTCCATctgcatcttcatcttcaaactTGCCAAAACCTCAGCTGCCGCCGTCTCAAACTAATAAACGCATACAGGACTTGAACAATCATGCAAccaattaaaaagtaaaatagaatatttatcaAATCCTTCATTATACATTAAAATGTTGCTGTATTTTCAAGACTCATTAATATTATACCACATAAAATCTGATAACCCTGATTTCTGATacataataaagaaataaaaataaaaacttttcaaTCCGTACAcctacttaaatttaaatttgaaaattaatcgAAAAGCAGATAGTACTAAAGGGAGGTAGTCGGCAGGAGAGGAGCGGAGGAGAGAGGAAAGGTCGGCATCAAAGGAGAGGAGGTCCTCCGAGTGAACCAGCAAAAACTTCGATCAAGCTTTCTCTGTAAGAAACACGTTCTTGTCTCTCTCGAAGTTTCTGATGAACTACTTGAACTTGATCAGGACCGAGTGGCGGCGTGGCGTGGCCTCCGTCGAAGCTCCCCCCGCGGCGTCCTTCGGGAACAGGGCTTGATCGCTGTAAAACACCGCGCCTTCGTCCCATCCGGACATCGTTTATTTTCAATCTTTCTGAGTTTCTTCTACTCTTATTTGTTTCGGTGGTTGGAAGAGTAAAGCAGGTTTAGAGCGTCTCTCTGCGTGTAAAAATGGAGGGGATATGGGGTTGGGTTTTAAGTTTTTGGTGCTGACGTGACGTTGGCACGTGACTATTCCCGCCAATCTTCGGATTTATATATCGACTAAAgccttttatattatattcaaatttaagttcgGCTCCTTCAAGCTAACGAGGGTCTGTTTACCCTGGTTTAATAtagtttgagaatttttttaaattaaattaaaaaagtttataaaatttataaattaaatctaattaaatcattttagattttaaattaaatcaaaccaaattaaaaaaatataatttgattcagtttaaattacGATTTGAatcatagttattaatatcttacaatatatactacatattattaatataaatcgatatatttttaaaaaaaaataatagtacaATGTGgatgtttatgaaaaatttttaaatgttatgagtgtttatgatattttttaaaataatgacatatcaattataatttttttattattttattttttaaaatacatattatacgatatataataagaaaaattaagtttttaaaaaatttatatatatatatatatatatatatatatatatatatatatatatatatatatatatattaaaaaatatgatttacgaTTTAGTTCTGTTTAAAAATcatccaaactaaaaaaaaaaaaggattgaaaaatttttaatccaaaccaaactgtaatttttaaatagttaaattcaattttacaatttaaaataaattatacatatccCTATAAGctaataatgaatttttctgaaaaattgCCCAAAAGTGTTAGGCAAACAAAAAGTTAAAGCTTcgttcaaaataaaaaagaagaatcgACAAAAAATAAACTAGAGTAGAAGAAAAACcagaaacaaaagataaaaagtcATTGGATGTCATATACTTACTCGTTTCTTAGGTAAGTTTAGATTTGATTCTTACCACAAATGACGATGCCTCTTAACTTGAATCTTCGAGTGGTAGTAAGCTTATTATGGATTAAACCTTATCTATTGTGGATCATTTTGAGCTAAACATGGCAAGAAACTAGCAATTAGGCACTAAAAACACATGAAATTCTTAAACCGTTAGGCATGAAGAAAGCTAAAAACCTGACAGGATGAGATTCCACTAGTTAATCTTCAGTGTGATACCATACTTACAGAATTAATCCACAAACTCAATCAATATgactcaaaactaaatataacAATGCCACTCTCATATCATATATGTTATCTGCttcttatatacataaatatatatgtattcatgatatatatatatgtagatatGTATTCTCGCTCTTTGACATGCCTTGTTTGTTCTTGCTTCATAGTTCTGCAGTTTTGCTTAGTGGCGACAGTCGTGATAGAAACTTCAACGTGTCGTTCATGGAAGGGCGATCCGAAGGAGTAGTTCTAATGCAGAGAAGTGCAACATCAAGAACCAATTTTATCTCCTCTTGCAATGAACTGCTTGAACCAACTTCATTGTCATTGCATATTTCTCTCAAGAGGCTCTCTCTTGGCTTGTTTCGAATGCTAGTTCCAGCATTTGTAAGCCTACCATTTGTTAAGATTTCGAGAATGATCTCTCCAAAACCATAGATGTCCATGTACAGCTCCTCCTTGATGGTATTGTTGAATTCACCTGAATAAATGCCCATCTATCGCTTATAAATTATGCACAAAGGCATGAAGCTAAAATGCATGCTACATGAAAGCATGTAAAAGGTAAACTGTACCTGATTCTCTCCTGGAATTTGTTGCTGGAATTGAACCATTTGCTAGTTGTGTAAGATGTGTGAGGCCAAATTCAGCTAGATGGGGTTCCATATTTTCGTCGAAAATTATGTTACTTGACTTGAGATCTCCATGAAGGATTGCAGGATTGCAATCATGGTGAAGGAAGCAAAGTCCTCTAGCAATTCCCATCACAATTCTGCACTTGGTGGGCCAATCCTTTTTCATTCTGATCTTCTCAGACAAATTTCCATTAGGCAAGTAGTCATATAGCAGATAGGCTTGATGATTGTTGTGGCAAAAACCAAGCAATCTAATCAAATTCTTGTGCCTTGCACTTCCCAACCTAGTTAAAAATTCTTCCATGACCTTCATTCTCTTTGCTCCCCATTTGATTGTTTTCACCGATACTGTAATTCCTGTAGGCAGAACTGCCTTGCATATGGAACCTGATTGTGGAGGTTGCATTGCTTCCTCTGCATCAGTAGAATTGAAGCTCTTCAAGACGTCGGTTGCTTTGAACCGAGGAAGTCCAAGAAATGAGACCATTTTCCACTGGCCTTTACTTCCTCTTCTGAACCAAAGTATCCCCAAAAGTGCTGCTGCAATGAACATTAAAACCCCTACACATAGTAGCAGCACAAGTATGAGCTTTCCGGAGCCTTTGCTTCCCAATATAGCTATTGAAGTTGCACACGATTGCAAAGGAACTCCACATAGCTTTGGATTTCCAACATACGCACTACTACCCATCATTTTCAGGGCCTTTCCTGAGGGAATGGAGCCAGATATATCATTGAAAGATACATTTAGGAGAACCAAGCTTGAACAATTCCCAAACTTTCGTGGTATTGAGCCACTGAAATTGTTATGTGACAAGTCTAGGACACCTAAATCAGGGAGATTTGCCAGTCCTTCAGGGATAGAACCAGTAAACTTATTGTTAGCTAAATTAATTCTCTTAAGTGCCTGGCAATCCGAAATACTTCCAGTGATAGTTCCTGATAAGTTGTTCATTTGCAGTTCAACGGCAGTAAGGGATTCACAGGACTTGAATGGAGGGAGAGTGCCTGTAATGTTACAAGCTGATGCTGAAACATTTTGCAGCAGTGGAAGAGACCAAGTTTTAGGTGGGATCATGCCTCCTAGCTCTGGATTATCAGAGACATTGAAGTACTGAAGCTTTGAAGCTTGATATATATCAGTGGGAATCCCACCAGTGAACTTGTTCCTAGACAAGTCTATGTAAGAAATATCAGCAAAATGGCTGAATTTCAAAGGGATTTCACCTGAGAATGAATTGTCTTCAAGCCTCAGTCTGACAAGAGTGGAACAATTGGAGAGGGATGGTGAAAGACTTCcagtaaaattatttgaaaacaaaatcaacTTGAACAACACACCTCCAGAACAAATATCTGGAGGAATGCTACCAACAAAATTGTTAGTAGAAACATCAACCCATCTAAGCTTTGAGTTTCTGCCAAGATTCTCAGGAAGTGACCCTGAGAAAAAATTGTTCCATATGAATAGAATTTCCAGGGCAGGAAGTTGAGCTAAGCCGTCGGGTACAGTGCCACTCATTTGATTGTACATAAGACTTAGCAAACTCAGGTTCTTCAACTCAGCAAAGCTCTCAGGAATAGGCCCCGAAAGCTGGTTATCGGAAAGATCCAAGCTTGAGAGAGCCTTCATGTTGCTAAACTCCCCGGGAATCTTCCCAGTCAAGTGGTttctaaagagaaaaatagacTCAAGTTTGGTGAGATTGGAGAGTTCTTTTGGTATTGAGCCAGAGAGATTTGCACCAGCAATATCAAGATACTGAATCTCACTCATGTTACCCAATTGCCAAGGGATGCCTCCCTGGTAAGAGTTGTAACCAATTTCCATGTGAGTCACAGTCTTGAGATTTCCAAGCTCTGGTGGAATTTCGCCATTGAGAAAGTTTCCAGCTAGATGAATAAACTCCAGGCTCTGGAAAGAACCATACTGAAATGGGATTGGTCCACTGAAGTAACTCCCAGCTAAATTCAGAACCTTGAGATTCTGAAGATGAGAAGCTTCAACAGGTAAAGGACCTGAAAAGCTGTTACTAAAGGCATCAAGAACAACCAGGTTTTGAAGACTCTGCAACCCTCCTGGAAAGTGACCAGAAAAATTGTTTCTACTGATATCCAAGCTTCTCAAATTAGAAAGATTGAATATTTCAACAGGAAATTGACCAGAGAAAGAGTTCTGACTGAGATTAAGATCAACAAGATCATGGAAAACCCAGAAGTATTTCCCTGGTAACTCACCAGCAAGCAGTTTTGTGGACAAGTTTAAACCGACAACAATGGAATTGTTCTTGTTGCATATAACTCCAGACCATGAACAAGCATAGATTTTCCCCAGTGGGTTTTCTCCAGAAGGCACAAACCAATCATCTAGACTGTTGAAATCATCAATGACTTGAGATTTTAAACCAAGAAGGGCTTCAGAATAAGGATCATTTGCAAAAACTAATGAAAGAGACATGGAGGAGATAACAAAAATCAAGTACAAGCAATGAAAAATTTCCATTGAAAATACCAAGAGGGacactctctctctcactcacaCACTcacaaaattttgcaaaaaattctttttgttttcaggaaacaaagaaaacaacaaagcGGGTTGgcgttttcatttttttgtggGTTGAATGATGCATGGGAACTAGAGATAGTGATTAGATGAAATGAGAATATTATTAGGGTGCTTTTGGGGGCAAGAGGGACCCTGGATgggttaatttattttaattttgttggccattaaagaattaaaacttTTTGTTTTATCCTGATCACACTCACAGAGAGGCATTTGCACTTTCTTTTTCACTGGAGAGAATCCTATAACCTATGCTATTTTTTAGCATATATCCATTTTATAGACATCTTTTATAAGGTTACTGGCCTGACTTTTTCTGGCAAATTTGCATAATTATCAAGCTATTCCATCTTTGTTGAACTCATATTATGTTTAGATGAAATGAGTAACTTCCTTTTCATTTTAAGACGACATTTATAATGCGTAAAGAAAGAGGGGACTGTTAGTTTGGAGTTAGAAATTGGGGTTTTGACAGAACAAAGAAAATTAGGTTGAAATAAAGTAAAGAAGACAACAGTAAATCTTGTCCTAGTGAAGGAAGTGACATTTTGCAAGTGCAGGGAAGGTAAAGGGTAAAAGACACTGGTTTTGATAAAAGCAATTCCCTTTTTCTTTCTGATTTATGATGATGAGTCTTGCCTTTTGTGTTCTCAAATAATAGACAAAGCTACTTGCAGTCCATCCCTTTGTGGTCCAAATCATTCATTCCAATAATTGTTGTAAGGGTTTtgtgagggttttttttttttccttttttttttaatttctgattATGATCTATTTAGTCTTATAATCGAGGTGAAGACAATATATATTTGGTGAGTTATAAAGGTAACATTAATcccttttaagttttttaataagtCTTTTAATAAGCTCTTAAATTAAGATTCGTAATTCTCTAAATCGTGATTTGAAACCTTAAAACAAGATATCAATATTGTTTTAAGCGTCTTTGACGATGATCATGTTAACTATGTGACAATGAcctatcaattaaaaaaaaaatgtactcaaaataagtacaaACATAGATGCaaacacatatataattaaataattttgaattaaagttaaagtaatttttaattatataataataaattaatatttggtattaattttaatgtaacaccaaataaaattatcaatttacatAGCAGAAGAATGTTATGATTTTAAAGTGTAGATTAATCAATAATGGGGCaaataatttgacattttttaacttataaaatctAAACATACTATAATGAATTAACCAACAGAGTTTGtcattattcaaattgattgtttatttattctgtCATTTCAGAATCATctcatcaaatattattatgaataatatactaacttttagttcattttaaaaacATCATGATGGATGGTAAGAAAGAGTGAAACAAAATGTGAAAAGACAAAGAGGGTTTaagttatgaaaatttaattgcaaTGGACATAAAAGACTCTGTCTTTTGTTGCTGTTAATTTGAAACTAATTTTGTGCTCTGGTTGTGGTTTCATTTATTGGAAACAGAACAGTGAGAGGTATTAAATTGTTTTGGCATCACAAGAAAACTCCTCTTCGTCCGCAATACGTCACAGTGAGCCCGTGAAGATAATGTTTGGCTGAAGCAATCCACCATTAATGTTGTTTCAGAGAAAAGTTGCTGAGAAAGTTAATTCTCAATGAATCCTTCACTGCTATAGAATGCTGCCGCTCTGCCCCTATCTATATTGCTACCCAGCTCAAACTGGCCCTTCTTTGGACTCCGTTTGACTCAAATCCGCTCCTGGATGTACTGGTTATGTAACAAAATTACCCTGATTCTGTAGTAGAAATTTgaatatcaaacaaaattacCTTAAACACAGAAGAGGGGAAAAGACTAAAACAATAACAGATAGCTTATGATCACCCAAAAAAGGGCCAAAAATGGTAAAACTTTACGGTTTGACGGAAATTTTTCCA
It contains:
- the LOC123200202 gene encoding leucine-rich repeat receptor-like protein kinase TDR, with amino-acid sequence MEIFHCLYLIFVISSMSLSLVFANDPYSEALLGLKSQVIDDFNSLDDWFVPSGENPLGKIYACSWSGVICNKNNSIVVGLNLSTKLLAGELPGKYFWVFHDLVDLNLSQNSFSGQFPVEIFNLSNLRSLDISRNNFSGHFPGGLQSLQNLVVLDAFSNSFSGPLPVEASHLQNLKVLNLAGSYFSGPIPFQYGSFQSLEFIHLAGNFLNGEIPPELGNLKTVTHMEIGYNSYQGGIPWQLGNMSEIQYLDIAGANLSGSIPKELSNLTKLESIFLFRNHLTGKIPGEFSNMKALSSLDLSDNQLSGPIPESFAELKNLSLLSLMYNQMSGTVPDGLAQLPALEILFIWNNFFSGSLPENLGRNSKLRWVDVSTNNFVGSIPPDICSGGVLFKLILFSNNFTGSLSPSLSNCSTLVRLRLEDNSFSGEIPLKFSHFADISYIDLSRNKFTGGIPTDIYQASKLQYFNVSDNPELGGMIPPKTWSLPLLQNVSASACNITGTLPPFKSCESLTAVELQMNNLSGTITGSISDCQALKRINLANNKFTGSIPEGLANLPDLGVLDLSHNNFSGSIPRKFGNCSSLVLLNVSFNDISGSIPSGKALKMMGSSAYVGNPKLCGVPLQSCATSIAILGSKGSGKLILVLLLCVGVLMFIAAALLGILWFRRGSKGQWKMVSFLGLPRFKATDVLKSFNSTDAEEAMQPPQSGSICKAVLPTGITVSVKTIKWGAKRMKVMEEFLTRLGSARHKNLIRLLGFCHNNHQAYLLYDYLPNGNLSEKIRMKKDWPTKCRIVMGIARGLCFLHHDCNPAILHGDLKSSNIIFDENMEPHLAEFGLTHLTQLANGSIPATNSRRESGEFNNTIKEELYMDIYGFGEIILEILTNGRLTNAGTSIRNKPRESLLREICNDNEVGSSSSLQEEIKLVLDVALLCIRTTPSDRPSMNDTLKFLSRLSPLSKTAEL